Proteins found in one Paenibacillus wynnii genomic segment:
- the map gene encoding type I methionyl aminopeptidase, producing MIIIKTMEEIEKMRAAGKILAECHQQIEKMLRPGISTWEIDQFAENFIRSKGATPEQKGYHGYPYATCASVNDVICHGFPKHEPLQEGDIVTIDMVVNLNGWLADSAWSYGIGTISDTAAKLLQTTKESLFKGIEQAVAGNRIGDVAHAIQVYAESNGYSVVRDFIGHGIGSEMHEAPQVPHYGPAGKGPRLKEGMVFTIEPMLNTGSFRTRIDADGWTARTIDGSLSAQYEHTLAITPQGTVILTEL from the coding sequence ATGATCATTATTAAAACTATGGAGGAAATCGAAAAAATGCGGGCGGCTGGTAAAATCCTTGCAGAATGCCACCAGCAAATTGAAAAGATGCTTAGACCGGGTATTTCAACTTGGGAAATAGACCAGTTTGCGGAGAATTTCATACGCTCTAAAGGAGCTACTCCAGAACAGAAGGGATATCACGGCTACCCTTATGCAACTTGTGCATCCGTAAATGATGTCATATGCCATGGATTTCCAAAACATGAACCCCTTCAGGAAGGGGATATAGTCACTATTGATATGGTGGTGAATCTGAATGGCTGGTTGGCAGATTCCGCTTGGTCCTATGGAATCGGAACGATTAGCGATACGGCTGCCAAGTTGCTTCAAACGACAAAGGAATCCTTATTTAAGGGAATTGAGCAGGCGGTAGCCGGGAACCGAATCGGTGATGTCGCGCATGCGATTCAAGTGTATGCAGAGTCTAACGGCTACTCGGTGGTTCGTGATTTCATCGGTCATGGGATAGGCTCTGAAATGCATGAAGCACCGCAGGTTCCTCATTACGGCCCGGCAGGTAAAGGGCCGAGGCTCAAAGAAGGGATGGTATTTACCATCGAACCCATGCTGAATACAGGCAGCTTCCGGACGCGCATTGACGCAGACGGCTGGACAGCCCGTACCATCGACGGAAGTTTGTCAGCTCAATACGAGCACACGTTAGCTATCACTCCTCAGGGAACGGTTATACTGACAGAGCTTTAA
- a CDS encoding IS1182 family transposase codes for MYIQYTMDQLCLPMDLEEDIPENHLVRVVNAAVNRLDDTIFDAAYPGGGRDSYHPKMLTKVIIYAYTQQIYSSRQIAKAVQENIPFMWLAGRQRPDFRTLNRFRFQRMKDVLETVFTAVLQFLSDEKYVSLEHYFVDGTKIEANANRYTFVWGKAVNKNKLKLQEKVHALFASIEAAEDQEEREHHGNNLLELGESSEWNSEKLELAAQRLEAQLLEKPKDKPLKKAVRKIRKDLLPRLLKYEQYQILLGDRNSFSKTDPDATFMRMKEDHMRNGQLKPGYNVQIGTENQFILAYSLHPRPTDTRYLQPHLEKARQILGKLPGTLVADAGYGSEENYAYLEKEEIQAVVKYGSYHKEKSKAWKENVGKIENWTYDKAKDTWICPTGQTLHFRKESKELLESGYEIGKRHYRSLSCDGCPLKERCTKATGNREVVVSLERLRYQKQARAILQSEEGYALAVRRMTEPESVFGQLKNNRGFRRFLLRGMEKVTLEVGWLSLAHNLLKQAANDQRRRAAILQ; via the coding sequence TTGTACATTCAATATACCATGGACCAACTTTGCTTGCCAATGGATCTGGAAGAAGACATACCGGAAAATCACCTCGTTCGTGTCGTGAACGCAGCCGTCAATCGGCTGGACGACACCATCTTTGACGCTGCCTATCCTGGCGGCGGCCGCGACAGCTACCACCCTAAAATGCTCACCAAAGTTATTATCTACGCGTACACCCAGCAAATCTATTCGTCTCGCCAAATTGCCAAAGCGGTACAGGAGAATATTCCCTTTATGTGGCTGGCCGGACGGCAGCGACCCGACTTCCGCACTCTTAATCGCTTCCGTTTCCAGCGAATGAAGGACGTCCTTGAAACGGTATTTACCGCCGTGCTTCAGTTTTTGTCTGACGAAAAATACGTTTCGCTGGAGCATTACTTTGTGGACGGAACCAAAATCGAGGCGAATGCCAATCGCTACACCTTTGTGTGGGGCAAAGCGGTCAACAAGAACAAATTGAAATTACAGGAGAAGGTACACGCCCTGTTCGCGAGCATTGAAGCGGCAGAAGACCAAGAAGAACGCGAGCACCACGGAAACAACCTCCTTGAACTCGGGGAGTCTTCTGAGTGGAACAGCGAGAAACTCGAACTAGCAGCGCAGAGGCTTGAAGCCCAGCTATTGGAAAAACCCAAAGACAAACCCCTAAAAAAAGCCGTTCGGAAGATTCGCAAGGATTTGCTGCCTAGGCTACTGAAGTATGAGCAGTACCAAATACTGCTTGGCGACCGGAACAGCTTTAGCAAGACCGACCCGGACGCGACCTTCATGCGGATGAAGGAAGACCACATGCGGAATGGTCAACTCAAACCGGGTTACAATGTACAGATTGGAACCGAAAACCAATTTATATTGGCCTACAGCCTACACCCAAGACCTACCGATACCCGTTATTTACAGCCGCACCTGGAAAAGGCAAGGCAGATCCTAGGAAAACTTCCTGGGACGTTAGTTGCGGATGCAGGCTACGGCAGTGAAGAAAACTACGCCTATCTGGAAAAGGAAGAGATTCAGGCGGTAGTGAAATACGGCAGCTACCATAAAGAAAAGAGCAAAGCATGGAAAGAGAATGTCGGAAAGATTGAGAACTGGACCTATGACAAAGCCAAAGATACGTGGATATGCCCCACCGGACAAACGCTGCATTTCCGCAAGGAAAGTAAGGAGCTCTTGGAGAGTGGATATGAAATTGGAAAACGTCATTACCGCAGCTTAAGTTGCGACGGTTGCCCGCTGAAGGAACGCTGTACAAAGGCAACAGGAAATCGGGAAGTGGTTGTAAGTCTGGAACGACTGCGGTACCAGAAGCAAGCTCGGGCAATCTTGCAAAGCGAGGAAGGCTACGCTTTGGCTGTACGTCGAATGACAGAACCAGAAAGTGTGTTTGGACAACTGAAGAATAACCGGGGCTTCCGGCGGTTTCTGCTTCGCGGCATGGAAAAAGTGACGCTTGAAGTCGGGTGGCTTTCCCTTGCCCACAATCTACTGAAGCAAGCTGCAAATGACCAAAGACGCAGAGCAGCGATCCTCCAATAA
- a CDS encoding ACT domain-containing protein, producing the protein MKGIITVLGKDSVGIIAKVCTYLAEHQVNILDISQTIVQDYFNMMMIVDISGATQPFENLVEELQQVGEAIGVEIKLQHEDIFNIMHRI; encoded by the coding sequence GTGAAGGGGATCATAACAGTATTAGGGAAAGACAGTGTAGGTATCATCGCCAAGGTATGTACGTATCTGGCCGAGCATCAGGTGAACATATTGGATATTTCTCAAACGATTGTTCAGGACTATTTTAATATGATGATGATTGTGGATATTTCCGGAGCGACCCAGCCCTTTGAGAACCTTGTCGAAGAGTTGCAGCAAGTAGGCGAGGCCATTGGCGTAGAGATTAAGCTACAGCACGAAGATATTTTTAATATTATGCACCGGATATAG
- a CDS encoding extracellular solute-binding protein encodes MNRIKLLLCLLLLSLGGCRGDKESEGHSALLNGSDHSVETNAYGKYTDPVVLRIGFKVPDSKLNTGDSNDNNPISRYLESITNIKVVHTWEAKGEDTFTQKAQLSIDSNDLPDAMIVNRNQLWMLIDNDMIEDLSQTYKDYGSQLIKDMYESTKGEALNDASRNGKLYGLPNVAINADSPSLLWIRQDWLEKLNLQPPKNLGDIEAIAKAFIDKDPDGNGKRDTVGLSGYKNIVYGTKPHANGLDTLFSSYHSFPTNWIKDSSGNIVYGSITPETKEALAKLANWYKRGLIDPQFALYKETQEPIINGRAGMFFGPWWMPFYPLSEAVALDIKSEWRAYAAPLDVEGKFITHMAPVTDRYLVVRKGYEHPEAAVKLLNAFTRLERRQDPNKEEVRKLDDFSAQTGIQPRAYYPYDLLIDFSDAIEKHYADIQQTLHGKIDPNTLDAETRKLYEQWMAEEEQPKKNMEGWKAVNAYKYGAAILSSTPIEGIRSVFYGNTPIMKSKWDNLMKLETETFLNIIVGDAPISDFDHFVAQWKKLGGDEITKEVTSIVNKK; translated from the coding sequence ATGAATCGGATAAAACTCCTATTATGCCTGTTGCTGTTGTCTCTAGGTGGATGCAGAGGAGACAAGGAATCGGAGGGACATTCTGCTCTTCTAAATGGGAGTGATCATTCTGTCGAAACCAATGCGTATGGCAAATATACAGATCCGGTAGTCCTGCGCATCGGCTTTAAGGTTCCTGACTCCAAGCTAAATACAGGGGACAGCAATGATAATAATCCTATTTCCCGTTATCTCGAAAGCATTACGAATATCAAAGTAGTCCATACCTGGGAAGCAAAGGGGGAGGACACTTTTACCCAAAAGGCGCAATTATCTATCGACAGCAATGACCTGCCAGATGCTATGATTGTGAACCGAAATCAATTATGGATGCTGATCGACAATGATATGATCGAGGATTTATCTCAAACTTATAAGGACTATGGCTCCCAATTAATTAAGGATATGTATGAATCGACTAAAGGTGAGGCATTAAACGATGCCAGCCGGAATGGAAAGCTATATGGTCTCCCCAATGTGGCGATCAATGCGGATTCACCCTCACTCCTCTGGATTCGCCAGGACTGGTTGGAGAAGCTGAATTTGCAACCGCCGAAGAATCTCGGTGATATTGAGGCCATTGCCAAGGCTTTTATTGATAAAGACCCTGACGGTAACGGGAAAAGGGATACGGTTGGCCTCAGCGGCTACAAAAATATCGTGTATGGCACGAAGCCGCATGCGAACGGCCTGGATACCCTATTTAGCAGCTATCATTCGTTTCCAACGAATTGGATTAAAGACAGCAGTGGCAATATTGTCTATGGTTCTATAACACCTGAGACCAAAGAAGCGCTCGCCAAGCTTGCCAACTGGTACAAGAGAGGATTAATTGACCCTCAGTTTGCACTTTATAAGGAGACCCAGGAGCCTATCATTAACGGAAGAGCTGGAATGTTTTTTGGTCCTTGGTGGATGCCTTTTTATCCATTGTCTGAAGCGGTGGCTCTAGATATAAAGTCGGAATGGAGGGCCTATGCGGCTCCACTTGATGTGGAAGGGAAATTCATAACACACATGGCTCCTGTCACAGATCGATATTTGGTTGTACGTAAAGGTTATGAACATCCGGAAGCAGCTGTGAAGCTGTTGAATGCTTTTACCAGGCTTGAACGCCGGCAGGATCCCAACAAAGAGGAAGTTAGGAAGTTGGATGACTTTTCTGCACAAACCGGGATTCAACCACGTGCCTACTATCCATATGATCTTCTGATCGATTTCTCGGACGCCATTGAAAAGCATTATGCGGATATTCAGCAGACGCTCCACGGCAAGATTGACCCAAACACGCTTGATGCAGAGACGCGGAAGTTATATGAACAATGGATGGCGGAGGAGGAACAGCCGAAGAAGAATATGGAAGGCTGGAAGGCTGTAAATGCCTATAAATATGGAGCCGCTATATTATCCTCCACCCCAATCGAAGGAATCCGCAGTGTGTTTTACGGGAATACCCCGATCATGAAAAGTAAGTGGGATAATCTAATGAAGCTGGAGACAGAGACCTTTCTAAATATTATTGTCGGCGATGCCCCGATCAGTGACTTTGACCATTTTGTTGCCCAATGGAAAAAGCTTGGGGGGGACGAAATTACTAAAGAGGTAACGTCGATTGTTAACAAGAAATAA
- a CDS encoding response regulator transcription factor codes for MIRAVVVDDERLVRKGFISMIDWSSFGVVIIGEAGDGKSALELLEQKEVDLLFVDITMPGMSGFELIRTVRQKYSGIRSVVLTCHHEFDYVQEAMRLGAVDYIVKTLLEMENADEVIGRLVERIKWEDGNLEAMIRGEGKRMAADKAMVYLPLGLTVNEEELFQLSIVRNNPLITFQEMWMTPLHQRMQEEDGGRERAIHLGGRWQTVLVSGLRDHPLEEIEATFTAKLQHALFYIGNDEELTSLDYKELKESASSPKAAQMSNDILTQAEDLKWSIDGSSWEIFIQEIILQKPNYERFPAFGKSLCRSWGPLLLKSEEAQELEEDMSRNRNWCHWKHWLRRFSDRIQRRMIELSMTKEVMTCLIKAVIYMREHAGNKINQGDVAAAINMSRGYFSQCFARFAGETFGESLRGMRLDLAKSLLQDTNASICEVASRSGFEDDRYFSKLFRERVGKLPSEFRAGGMEKI; via the coding sequence ATGATTAGAGCTGTAGTAGTGGATGATGAGAGACTTGTACGCAAAGGCTTTATTTCTATGATCGATTGGTCATCATTCGGTGTAGTCATTATCGGGGAAGCTGGTGACGGTAAATCAGCATTGGAGCTGTTGGAGCAAAAAGAGGTAGATCTGCTATTTGTTGATATTACGATGCCGGGAATGTCCGGCTTTGAGCTGATTCGAACCGTGAGACAAAAATATTCCGGTATTCGTTCAGTTGTTCTGACCTGTCATCATGAATTCGATTATGTGCAAGAGGCGATGAGGCTAGGCGCAGTTGACTATATCGTCAAAACACTGCTTGAAATGGAAAATGCAGATGAGGTTATCGGGCGTTTAGTCGAACGGATCAAATGGGAGGATGGCAACCTTGAAGCGATGATTCGCGGTGAAGGAAAGCGGATGGCTGCAGATAAAGCGATGGTCTATCTCCCCTTAGGGCTGACTGTTAATGAGGAAGAGCTGTTTCAGTTATCTATAGTTAGGAATAATCCGTTAATCACTTTTCAGGAAATGTGGATGACTCCGCTGCACCAACGAATGCAGGAGGAAGATGGAGGACGTGAGCGCGCTATTCATCTTGGAGGACGGTGGCAGACGGTATTGGTCAGTGGCCTGCGGGATCATCCGCTGGAAGAAATTGAGGCCACCTTTACAGCTAAGCTTCAGCATGCTTTATTCTACATCGGAAACGACGAGGAGCTGACCTCTCTGGATTATAAGGAGCTGAAGGAGTCAGCTTCCTCACCGAAAGCCGCACAAATGAGCAATGACATCCTTACTCAAGCAGAGGATCTGAAATGGAGTATCGATGGATCGTCGTGGGAGATTTTTATCCAAGAGATTATCCTCCAGAAGCCTAACTATGAGCGTTTTCCTGCCTTTGGAAAGTCATTATGCCGGAGCTGGGGTCCGCTGCTACTGAAATCGGAGGAAGCCCAGGAATTGGAGGAGGACATGAGCCGGAATAGGAACTGGTGTCATTGGAAGCATTGGCTACGGCGTTTCTCCGATAGGATTCAACGCAGGATGATTGAACTGAGTATGACGAAAGAGGTAATGACCTGCCTGATTAAGGCCGTGATCTATATGAGAGAACACGCAGGCAACAAAATCAATCAAGGAGATGTAGCAGCCGCCATAAATATGAGCCGCGGTTATTTTAGTCAGTGTTTTGCCAGATTTGCCGGTGAGACCTTTGGGGAAAGTCTGCGGGGAATGAGGCTGGATCTTGCCAAATCTCTTTTGCAGGACACGAATGCATCCATCTGCGAGGTGGCTTCCCGCTCCGGCTTCGAGGATGATCGCTATTTCAGCAAATTGTTCCGGGAACGGGTAGGGAAGCTGCCCAGTGAGTTTCGTGCAGGCGGGATGGAGAAAATATGA
- a CDS encoding sensor histidine kinase gives MVLATLLKNTRAKASLRKTLVIYLIVGSLLPVLLVGIVTYTSIYSILTGKIGNGISASLKQEAFSLENAIDNLDFASKQFALDGQIVKEMSSFLEAKQIYLKSQIMNSINQKINLVNFTNPYIGLTAYIMPDSQDPVLFTNMSTRRNFKVDTLPVFMHYNGADYYGPHGTMYAVGDNLVFSEKRIVRVSGQHPLYIYLETNYSLFRKIFNQEAYGMKVNHLLVNQQGNIKYVIDGKLPTEIVKAAGESSESQHEEISGYHLFRYQSPQGWQLVAVVKKSVFNSEINAWVYKMIVLILSTLLFAGFLAFLIWKRIYGPLRKVNLEIIRMAENVTVPVSYTNVVEFDLVLNNFQQMKDQVNALILAVAHNEKQKSKFEIEKLLSQINPHFLHNTLNTVQWLARLNGQKEIDKLVTLLVKVLHYNLGKQSIIVTVGEEIDAIRNYMELQRIRYDYEFEFNVRVDHQVLSAAVPRFLLQPLVENSIYHGLSDNGSVDVIITAHGSSEVLLCVKDNGTGIEPAQLEQLLSDDDEAKKRGLGIGFSYVNRMLRTYFGDQMKLEILSIPGEGTTVSIIIPIKSKEDFDD, from the coding sequence ATGGTACTAGCGACTCTGCTGAAAAACACCCGAGCGAAAGCATCTTTGCGTAAAACGTTGGTTATTTATCTGATCGTCGGCAGCCTGTTGCCGGTTCTTCTTGTCGGGATTGTGACCTATACCTCCATTTACTCCATACTCACAGGTAAAATCGGCAACGGGATCAGTGCAAGCTTGAAGCAGGAAGCGTTTAGCCTGGAGAATGCTATTGATAATCTTGATTTTGCCTCCAAGCAGTTTGCGCTGGATGGCCAGATTGTTAAAGAAATGTCTTCCTTTCTTGAAGCAAAACAAATTTATCTCAAATCTCAGATCATGAATTCTATCAACCAAAAGATCAATTTGGTAAACTTCACGAACCCTTATATCGGACTGACAGCCTATATTATGCCGGATTCGCAAGACCCGGTGTTATTTACGAATATGAGTACAAGGCGGAATTTCAAAGTAGACACTCTGCCTGTCTTTATGCACTACAACGGAGCGGATTATTACGGACCCCATGGAACAATGTATGCCGTCGGCGATAATCTCGTCTTCTCCGAGAAGAGAATTGTACGAGTATCCGGTCAACACCCGCTGTATATTTATTTGGAAACCAATTATAGTTTATTCCGCAAGATTTTCAATCAGGAAGCCTATGGAATGAAAGTAAACCATCTGTTGGTTAATCAGCAAGGCAACATCAAGTATGTTATAGACGGCAAATTACCTACTGAAATTGTTAAAGCGGCCGGTGAAAGCTCAGAATCTCAGCATGAAGAGATAAGCGGCTATCATCTATTTCGTTATCAAAGTCCTCAAGGATGGCAGCTTGTTGCCGTCGTCAAGAAGTCGGTTTTTAACAGTGAAATTAACGCTTGGGTGTACAAAATGATTGTGCTAATCCTATCTACGCTATTGTTCGCCGGATTTCTGGCATTTCTAATATGGAAAAGAATCTACGGTCCGTTGCGCAAGGTTAACCTCGAAATTATTCGGATGGCGGAGAATGTGACAGTACCGGTTTCCTACACAAACGTTGTAGAATTTGACCTTGTACTAAACAATTTTCAGCAAATGAAGGATCAGGTCAATGCATTGATTCTCGCAGTAGCTCATAATGAGAAGCAGAAAAGTAAGTTTGAAATCGAGAAACTGCTTAGTCAAATTAACCCGCATTTTTTGCATAATACCTTGAATACGGTCCAGTGGCTGGCACGCTTAAACGGTCAAAAAGAGATTGATAAGCTGGTAACTTTGCTGGTGAAAGTCTTGCATTATAATCTGGGCAAACAAAGCATCATTGTCACAGTGGGTGAGGAAATTGATGCGATCCGCAATTATATGGAGCTGCAGCGTATCCGTTACGACTATGAATTCGAATTCAATGTGAGGGTAGATCATCAAGTCCTCTCCGCAGCCGTTCCACGATTTCTGCTTCAGCCGCTGGTGGAGAATTCCATCTACCATGGTCTGAGTGACAACGGAAGTGTAGACGTAATTATTACGGCACACGGCTCTTCAGAAGTGCTTCTATGTGTTAAAGATAACGGTACCGGTATAGAGCCCGCACAATTGGAGCAATTACTCTCCGATGATGATGAGGCTAAGAAACGAGGGCTTGGGATTGGTTTTTCTTATGTGAACCGGATGTTGAGGACTTATTTTGGAGACCAGATGAAACTTGAAATATTGAGCATTCCCGGTGAAGGGACTACCGTATCTATCATTATCCCGATAAAAAGTAAGGAGGACTTCGATGATTAG
- a CDS encoding ABC transporter substrate-binding protein produces MRVKKISLLMLAAILVFVLSSCSGGKGNSANSGKENNAAKPTTAATNGADNTAEGTAADGTLDHTKPLKLTVFSTTANYAGPQTGWFAKIIKDKFNIELEIVASNLTGGDTKISALMASGDLGDIIIFGDDKNHYPNAIKGKLLLDWTQDGLLDTYGKDIAASFPKAVEKAKVAFGGGSSVFGMGNSVATNPTGPSEGKDMTWGPDLRWDLYQQIGAPEITKIEDYLPVLKKMQDLEPKNEQGKKNYAFSLWSDWDGNYKMTLAKQFANMLGYDEIPDTALYVKADEEKYYDFLSDDSWYMKSLKLYFDANQMGLLDPDSLTQKFDDVVAKYKDGRLLFSWFPWLGAANYNTPERTAEGKGFALVPFKDELMYSTGFNVYGGNGIISIGAKAKEPARIMEFINWMYTPEGAMISAGSGTAVPNGPQGLTWDLDSSGKPLVTDFGWQAFTDQQNTQVPAEYGGGDYYYGSNQMNFSFVVPAMVNPDNNEPYDHNLWTTTLQRNPSKLDSDWRAKMGVLTPKEYFEKNNLLAVAPQGFTGKEPLMMDKTLEQKNKQIGTVIQQFSWKMVFAKDQAQYDKLNKQMHDKVNGLGYADVIDFSVKKAEELFEARKSVQ; encoded by the coding sequence ATGAGAGTAAAAAAAATATCGCTGCTTATGCTAGCCGCAATCCTCGTGTTTGTCTTGTCATCATGTAGTGGGGGGAAAGGGAACTCGGCGAATTCGGGTAAGGAGAATAATGCCGCGAAACCTACGACAGCTGCTACTAATGGAGCTGACAATACTGCTGAGGGAACGGCTGCAGATGGAACGCTCGATCATACGAAGCCGCTGAAGCTGACGGTGTTCTCTACAACCGCCAATTATGCCGGCCCGCAAACCGGTTGGTTCGCTAAAATTATCAAGGATAAATTCAACATTGAGCTGGAGATCGTCGCGTCGAACTTGACGGGAGGGGATACCAAAATCTCCGCCTTGATGGCCTCCGGTGATCTCGGAGATATTATCATCTTCGGGGACGACAAGAACCATTATCCGAACGCAATAAAAGGCAAGCTGCTATTGGACTGGACTCAGGACGGTCTGCTGGACACTTATGGGAAAGATATTGCTGCAAGTTTCCCAAAGGCCGTAGAGAAAGCTAAAGTTGCCTTTGGCGGCGGTTCATCCGTCTTTGGAATGGGGAACAGTGTGGCTACCAACCCTACAGGACCGTCTGAAGGTAAGGATATGACATGGGGCCCGGATCTTCGGTGGGATTTATACCAACAGATTGGCGCGCCTGAGATTACGAAGATTGAAGATTATCTCCCTGTCCTGAAGAAAATGCAGGATTTAGAACCCAAAAATGAGCAAGGCAAGAAGAACTATGCGTTCTCACTCTGGTCCGATTGGGACGGCAATTATAAAATGACATTGGCAAAACAATTCGCCAACATGCTGGGATATGATGAGATCCCGGATACAGCACTATATGTCAAAGCAGATGAAGAGAAATACTACGATTTTCTATCGGATGACAGCTGGTATATGAAATCTTTGAAGCTATATTTTGACGCCAATCAGATGGGGTTGCTGGACCCGGATTCATTAACACAAAAGTTTGATGATGTTGTAGCCAAATACAAGGATGGACGTCTTCTATTCTCCTGGTTTCCATGGCTCGGAGCTGCAAACTACAATACTCCGGAAAGAACAGCGGAAGGAAAAGGCTTCGCACTTGTACCCTTCAAGGATGAGCTAATGTACTCTACAGGCTTTAACGTATACGGCGGCAACGGAATTATTTCCATCGGTGCTAAAGCGAAGGAGCCTGCCCGGATTATGGAATTTATCAACTGGATGTACACCCCGGAAGGTGCTATGATCTCGGCGGGCAGCGGTACAGCAGTTCCTAATGGTCCTCAGGGCCTTACTTGGGACTTGGACAGCAGCGGGAAACCGTTGGTCACAGACTTCGGCTGGCAAGCCTTTACCGACCAGCAAAATACTCAAGTGCCTGCAGAATATGGCGGCGGTGACTATTACTATGGCTCCAATCAAATGAACTTCTCCTTTGTTGTTCCTGCGATGGTGAACCCGGATAATAACGAACCGTATGATCATAATTTGTGGACCACGACGCTGCAGCGTAATCCTTCGAAGCTTGACAGTGACTGGAGAGCGAAGATGGGCGTGCTGACACCTAAGGAATATTTTGAAAAGAATAATCTCCTGGCTGTTGCGCCACAAGGCTTTACCGGCAAAGAACCGCTGATGATGGACAAAACATTGGAACAAAAGAATAAACAAATCGGTACAGTGATTCAGCAGTTCTCCTGGAAGATGGTTTTTGCTAAAGATCAGGCCCAGTATGACAAGCTAAATAAGCAGATGCATGACAAAGTCAACGGCTTGGGTTATGCGGATGTGATAGATTTCTCTGTTAAAAAAGCAGAAGAACTTTTCGAAGCGCGTAAAAGCGTACAATAG
- a CDS encoding PFL family protein, translating into MISLVEVQETNKMIREMNLDVRTITMGISLMDCAHTDMRIFNQNVYDKITKSAEKLVKTGEDLERQFGVPIVNKRISVTPIGIAAGAIKTDTYVPVAEILDKAAKEVGVNFIGGFSALVQKGCTKGDRILIDSIPEALAVTERVCSSVNVGSSRSGINMDAVKLMGDIILQTAIRTKDRNSIGCAKLVVFCNAVEDNPFMAGAFHGVGERECVINVGVSGPGVIKRALEEVKGQDFETLCETIKRTAFKVTRVGQLVAQEASKRLGVPFGIIDLSLAPTPEIGDSIAEIFQVMGLEEAGAPGTTAALAILNDNVKKGGVMASSYVGGLSGAFIPVSEDHGMIQAVQRGALTLEKLEAMTCVCSVGLDMIPIPGSTSKETISGIIADEAAIGMVNNKTTAVRVIPVIGKDVGEMVEFGGLLGYAPVMAVNSFNCANFINRGGRIPAPIHSFKN; encoded by the coding sequence ATGATTTCACTCGTGGAAGTACAGGAAACCAATAAAATGATCCGTGAAATGAATCTGGATGTACGCACTATCACCATGGGAATCAGCCTTATGGACTGTGCTCATACGGATATGCGCATTTTCAACCAAAATGTATACGACAAAATCACTAAATCAGCAGAGAAGCTGGTAAAAACCGGTGAGGATCTGGAACGTCAATTCGGTGTTCCCATAGTGAATAAACGGATTTCAGTAACCCCCATCGGTATTGCCGCAGGTGCAATTAAGACCGATACCTATGTTCCTGTTGCCGAAATATTGGACAAGGCTGCGAAAGAGGTCGGCGTCAATTTTATAGGCGGTTTCTCCGCACTTGTGCAAAAAGGCTGCACCAAGGGTGACCGGATTCTGATCGACAGTATCCCTGAAGCGCTGGCCGTTACCGAAAGAGTCTGTTCCTCTGTGAATGTAGGCTCCTCCCGTAGCGGAATCAATATGGATGCTGTGAAATTAATGGGTGATATCATTCTCCAGACGGCTATACGTACTAAAGATAGAAACTCCATTGGCTGCGCTAAGCTGGTTGTCTTCTGCAACGCGGTGGAAGATAATCCCTTCATGGCTGGAGCTTTCCACGGTGTTGGCGAACGCGAGTGTGTTATTAATGTAGGCGTCAGCGGTCCCGGTGTAATAAAGCGAGCGTTGGAGGAAGTAAAAGGCCAGGACTTCGAAACCTTGTGCGAGACGATCAAACGTACCGCCTTCAAGGTAACCCGCGTGGGACAACTTGTCGCTCAGGAAGCCTCCAAACGATTGGGCGTTCCCTTCGGGATCATTGATTTATCTCTAGCCCCTACACCTGAAATCGGTGATTCTATTGCTGAAATCTTCCAGGTCATGGGACTTGAAGAAGCAGGTGCTCCAGGAACCACAGCCGCTCTGGCTATCTTGAATGATAATGTGAAAAAAGGTGGCGTTATGGCTTCTTCTTATGTTGGTGGACTCAGCGGTGCATTCATTCCGGTCAGTGAAGACCACGGCATGATTCAGGCTGTACAACGCGGGGCACTTACACTGGAGAAGCTCGAAGCGATGACCTGCGTATGCTCGGTAGGCTTGGATATGATCCCGATTCCAGGAAGTACTTCCAAAGAAACGATCTCTGGAATCATAGCTGATGAAGCAGCAATCGGCATGGTTAACAACAAAACAACTGCTGTACGCGTAATTCCGGTCATCGGCAAGGACGTAGGCGAAATGGTCGAGTTCGGCGGACTACTGGGTTATGCTCCCGTGATGGCGGTCAACAGCTTTAACTGCGCGAATTTCATTAACAGAGGCGGACGCATCCCTGCTCCAATTCACAGCTTCAAGAATTAA